Proteins encoded within one genomic window of Naumovozyma dairenensis CBS 421 chromosome 6, complete genome:
- the PGC1 gene encoding phosphatidylglycerol phospholipase (similar to Saccharomyces cerevisiae YPL206C; ancestral locus Anc_6.217) → MSYTGIQIAGHRAFRGKYPENTLLAFNEAYNAKADIIETDLQMTSDGIIVINHDADTGRMWNKNIIISHSLMDDISKLYCKTDSNLKMLTLEDALNWLVAHPNVKLMLDTKFTNNKIILVKAFSEMLRIKNDLKYWQKRIIWGLWLVDWYEYGVETGVLKDFKFIVISLSLDIAKQFIDYSLKLNNPHYKLYGISIHFVSSWTDQFRTELLPILKLNEFKIYLWTVNKSIDFKYSCELPIEGVVTDDPIEARKLCSIYNNETRMAKERSLFTTPELNSKDGIRFHSYIKVYNFVCSILFAKWVHFNIGGWSIAYILFLFLRSIKFL, encoded by the coding sequence ATGTCCTACACTGGCATACAAATAGCAGGCCATAGAGCTTTTAGAGGGAAATACCCTGAGAATACATTATTAGCATTCAATGAAGCATACAATGCGAAAGCGGATATCATTGAAACTGATTTACAAATGACAAGTGATGgtatcattgttattaacCACGATGCTGACACGGGGAGAATGtggaataaaaatataatcatttctcattcattaatggatgatatttccaaattatatTGTAAAACTGAttccaatttgaaaatgttaaCATTAGAAGACGCATTAAATTGGTTAGTTGCTCATCCAAATGTTAAATTGATGTTGGATACaaaatttacaaataataaaattatattggTTAAAGCATTTTCAGAAATGCTTAGGATCAAAAATGACCTTAAATATTGGCAAAAAAGAATCATTTGGGGACTTTGGTTAGTAGATTGGTATGAATACGGTGTGGAAACTGGGGTTCTCAAAGACTTCAAATTTATCGTCATATCCTTATCATTAGATATTGCAAAACAATTCATCGattattcattgaaattaaataatccTCATTATAAACTCTATGGGATAAGCATACATTTTGTCTCCTCTTGGACAGACCAATTTAGAACTGAATTGTTACcaatattaaaattgaatgaatttaaaatatatttatggACCGTCAATAAATCAATAGacttcaaatattcttgTGAACTACCCATTGAAGGTGTAGTAACTGATGATCCAATTGAAGCAAGGAAATTATGTTcaatttataataatgaaactaGAATGGCAAAAGAAAGAAGTCTTTTCACTACTCCagaattgaattcaaagGATGGTATAAGATTTCATTCGTACATCAAAGTTTATAACTTTGTTTGCTCCATATTATTCGCCAAATGGGTTCATTTCAATATTGGTGGCTGGTCAATTGcttatattttattcttattccTAAGGTCAATTAAGTTTTTATGA
- the TYW1 gene encoding putative tRNA 4-demethylwyosine synthase (similar to Saccharomyces cerevisiae TYW1 (YPL207W); ancestral locus Anc_6.220) yields the protein MPLNIITTITVISAVAVYYFLLGGRFSVSLMILTTYAIYYTENNKTNNEPVSDNKNTAVTSTTSAVEEDIELIKTEKKGGSCCSGGNGKNGGSGCCSSKNKNSATKKSGKSCCCSGKKKKLTKENEQESDTSSNDDSDSMTIDFTGSFVTKKKKMKSARTPKVFTNSKNDSSIQSSITEDVPIDETKITDKNILKSNDAELIKSALTISNDTLLNSQIYVFYSSLQGAAERSAIKVHKILSNMEELKNEPKLMNLDELNDIDEYFVDVPCENALYILVLPSYDVDCPLDYFLQTLEENYNDFRVEGFPLRKLVGYTVLGLGDLETWVDKFCYQARNADHWIAKLGGRRIFPVGEICMKTGGDPKIEEWATLLAETLKDDEPIIYEYDETCDIEEDAGEMYADDAGSDDEGLADVEDLAGKESKNKNSMEIKQMVTKESPTYRNLTKQGYKVVGSHSGVKICRWTKNELRGKGSCYKKSLFNIASSRCMELTPSLACSSKCVFCWRHGTNPVSKNWRWETDDPEYILENALAAHYSMIKQMRGVPGIIAERFTKAFKVGHCALSLVGEPIMYPHINRFVELLHEKEITSFLVCNAQHPEALESVGKVTQLYVSIDAPTKDELKKVDRPLYKDFWERMLQCLDIIRTKQSHQRTVFRLTLVKGFNMGDISSYADLVQRGQPCFIEVKGATFSGSSNGNGNPLTMQNIPYYEECKKFVKNFSEELQRRGLGYEVAAEHAHSNCILIANTNFKVNGKWHTHIDFDKFFELLNSGKDFTYLDYISKTPEWALFGNGGFAPGNVREFRKEKKIQAKKIRLEEEIKSQDLTEVIDEVEKPMPEIPTAVKA from the coding sequence ATGCctttgaatataataaccACAATAACTGTGATATCTGCAGTTGCTGTGTATTATTTCCTCTTAGGTGGAAGGTTTTCAGTttcattgatgattttgacTACATATGCTATCTACTATACtgaaaataacaaaacCAATAATGAACCTGTCTCTgacaataaaaatacagCGGTTACTTCTACCACTTCTGCTGTGGAAGAGGATATCGAACTTATCAAGACTGAGAAGAAAGGTGGAAGTTGTTGCTCAGGAGGAAATGGTAAGAATGGCGGTAGTGGTTGTTGCTCTagcaaaaacaaaaatagtGCTACCAAGAAAAGTGGTAAATCTTGCTGTTGTTCAggtaaaaaaaagaaactaactaaagaaaatgaacaagaaagCGATACTTCCTCTAACGATGATTCTGATTCAATGACTATTGATTTTACCGGCTCATTTGtaacaaagaagaaaaaaatgaaatccGCAAGAACTCCAAAGGTCTTTACCAACAGTAAGAATGACTCTTCCATCCAATCTTCCATTACGGAAGATGTCCCCATTGATGAAACCAAAATAACCGATAAAAATATCTTGAAATCCAATGACGCCGAATTGATCAAAAGTGCCCTAACTATATCTAACGATACCTTATTAAATTCACAAATATATGTCTTTTACAGTTCATTGCAAGGTGCTGCAGAAAGGTCTGCCATTAAAGTccataaaatattatcaaatatggaagaattgaaaaatgagcccaaattaatgaatcttgatgaattaaacgatattgatgaatatttcGTTGATGTTCCCTGTGAAAATGCATTATACATCTTAGTTTTACCATCTTATGATGTCGATTGTCCATTAGATTATTTCTTACAAActttagaagaaaattacAACGATTTTAGAGTGGAAGGGTTCCCATTACGTAAATTGGTAGGTTATACCGTTCTTGGTTTGGGTGATTTGGAAACTTGGGttgataaattttgttATCAGGCAAGAAATGCTGATCATTGGATTGCTAAATTAGGTGGTAGAAGAATTTTCCCCGTAGGTGAAATTTGTATGAAAACTGGTGGGGACCccaaaattgaagaatggGCTACTTTGTTGGCAGAAACtttaaaagatgatgaaccAATCATTtatgaatatgatgaaacttgtgatattgaagaagatgcaGGTGAAATGTATGCAGATGATGCAGGCAGTGACGATGAAGGTTTAGCTGATGTGGAAGATCTAGCCGGtaaagaatcaaaaaacaaaaattcCATGGAAATTAAACAAATGGTTACCAAGGAAAGTCCAACCTATAGAAATTTAACTAAACAAGGTTATAAAGTCGTTGGTTCCCATTCTGGTGTCAAGATTTGTAGATGGACTAAGAATGAATTACGTGGGAAGGGGTCATGTTAtaagaaatcattatttaatattgcATCCAGTAGATGTATGGAATTAACACCATCTTTAGCATGTTCATCAAAATGTGTCTTTTGTTGGAGACATGGTACTAATCCGGTATCAAAAAATTGGAGATGGGAAACGGATGATCctgaatatatattagaaaatgCCCTCGCAGCTCATTATTCCATGATTAAACAAATGAGAGGTGTTCCAGGTATCATTGCTGAAAGATTTACTAAGGCTTTCAAAGTGGGGCATTGTGCTTTATCGTTAGTTGGTGAACCTATCATGTATCCTCATATTAATAGATTTGTTGAGTTATTAcatgaaaaggaaattacTAGTTTCCTTGTTTGTAATGCACAACATCCAGAAGCATTAGAAAGTGTTGGCAAAGTTACACAATTATATGTTTCCATTGATGCACCAActaaagatgaattgaaaaaggtGGATAGACCATTGTACAAAGATTTTTGGGAAAGAATGCTTCAATGTTTGGATATTATTAGGACTAAACAGAGTCATCAAAGAACGGTCTTCCGATTAACATTAGTGAAAGGCTTCAATATGGGTGATATTAGCTCATATGCAGATTTAGTTCAAAGAGGTCAACCATGTTTCATTGAAGTCAAAGGTGCTACATTTAGTGGATCTTCTAATGGTAATGGTAATCCATTAACTATGCAAAATATACCGTATTATGAAGAATGTAAGAAATTTGTAAAGAATTTCTCAGAAGAATTACAAAGGCGTGGATTAGGTTATGAGGTTGCTGCAGAACATGCACATTCTAATTGTATTCTAATTGCCAATACAAATTTCAAAGTTAATGGAAAATGGCATACACATATTGATTTCGATAAGTTTTTcgaattattaaattctgGTAAAGATTTTACTTATTTGGATTATATATCTAAGACTCCTGAATGGGCATTATTCGGTAATGGTGGATTTGCTCCTGGGAATGTCAGAGAgtttagaaaagaaaagaaaattcaagCTAAAAAGATACGATTAGAGGAAGAGATAAAATCCCAAGACTTGACAGAAGTTATTGATGAAGTAGAAAAGCCAATGCCTGAGATACCAACTGCAGTGAAAGCTTAA
- the RKM1 gene encoding protein-lysine N-methyltransferase (similar to Saccharomyces cerevisiae RKM1 (YPL208W); ancestral locus Anc_6.221): MALENLLTWGEKYGVNIPDGLKFQHDEKKGFYCIATKDVTNPTIEIPQTLIISGKLSRDVFADIETNDENNNSWLKLLFAKLKFDNKATYLSTEEGNDKNEPLNLKFKPYIDALPKIVDSPYLWTPNELKLLKGTNLYNSLFGKLHTIFKEWYNLINKMNERESSNFQVDFTLVEGELKIYDNWSNIDFHNNYHEFYNKIILETVEQRPKCWYSFSSFLWSHLIFISRAFPEYVIDNTRSPSNVVLLPIIDLMNHDYNAKVQWSSTNGGFTYNYIGGTIAENKELFNNYGAKGNEELLTGYGFVLEDNMYDLVLLKIKPPLKVISDILQNEPNLELPTLDDYTTFAFEQDFTKGKDHDEEDDHNDISSYKDGIIYVVNPNVNKDYLEPLWNIFTYLSKKKFEKMTDLRPRLEGLQSLRNALEHKLEGLEDTQETNLSEQICFVNPYRRYCATIYREGQIRILKRGILDLRNEEKNVIHEKKRFLLNFGKITKHDFDFTERELPQLLQDREDEEEMVFDSTFELLVLWVLLKVLNKSFIPKHEWVGDQYKVFLSEEDKCLSPEEGKEIYRSFLAIRGIRR, encoded by the coding sequence ATGGCCctagaaaatttattgactTGGGGTGAAAAATACGGGGTCAACATACCTGATGGTTTAAAATTTCAACatgatgaaaagaaagGTTTCTATTGTATAGCCACCAAGGATGTTACTAATCCAACGATAGAAATTCCACAAACATTAATCATATCTGGAAAATTATCTCGAGATGTATTCGCAGATATAGAAACGAATGatgagaataataattcatggCTAAAATTGTTGTTTGCTAAACTGAAATTCGATAATAAAGCCACTTATCTTTCAACTGAAGAAggtaatgataaaaatgaacctttaaatttgaaatttaagCCATATATTGATGCTTTACCTAAGATTGTCGATTCTCCATATTTGTGGACTCCTAACGAATTAAAGCTATTAAAAGGTACTAATTTATACAATTCTCTGTTTGGAAAACTACAtacaattttcaaagaGTGGTACAATTTAATCAATAAAATGAATGAGAGGgaatcttctaatttccAAGTCGATTTTACATTAGTTGAAGgagaattgaaaatatatgaCAACTGGAGCAATATTGATTTCCATAATAATTATCACGAATTTTATAATAAGATCATATTAGAAACCGTCGAGCAAAGGCCAAAATGTTGGTATTCATTCTCTTCATTCCTTTGGTCACATTTAATTTTCATATCAAGAGCATTCCCTGAATATGTCATTGATAATACACGTTCACCAAGCAATGTTGTACTTCTACCGattattgatttaatgaatcatGATTATAATGCGAAAGTTCAATGGTCATCCACCAATGGGGGATTCActtataattatattgGGGGTACGATTgctgaaaataaagaactATTTAACAATTATGGAGCCAAGGGGAATGAAGAGTTACTTACAGGATATGGATTTGTTTTAGAAGATAATATGTATGATTTAgttcttttaaaaataaaaccCCCTTTGAAAGTAATTTCTGATATTTTGCAGAATGAACCTAATTTAGAGTTACCGACACTTGATGATTACACGACATTTGCATTTGAACAAGACTTTACTAAAGGAAAAGATCAtgacgaagaagatgatCATAATGATATTTCCTCCTATAAAGATGGTATTATCTATGTTGTAAATCCTAATGTCAATAAAGACTATTTGGAACCGTtatggaatatatttacatatCTCtctaaaaagaaatttgaaaaaatgaCCGATTTAAGACCGAGATTGGAGGGGCTACAATCTTTAAGGAATGCTCTTGAACATAAACTAGAGGGACTAGAGGATACTCAAGAAACTAATTTGTCTGAGCAAATATGCTTCGTCAATCCATACAGAAGATATTGCGCAACTATATATAGAGAGGGTCAAATACGAATTTTGAAACGAGGTATTTTGGATTTGAGGAATGAGGAGAAGAATGTTATACACGAGAAAAAGAGATTCTTATTGAATTTCGGTAAGATTACTAAAcatgattttgattttacAGAGAGGGAATTGCCACAATTACTGCAGGATCGagaagacgaagaagagATGGTTTTCGATTCTACATTTGAATTACTCGTGCTATGGGTGTTATTGAAAGTCTTGAATAAGTCTTTCATCCCAAAGCATGAATGGGTAGGTGATCAATATAAGGTATTTTTGTCTGAAGAAGACAAATGTTTATCTCCAGAGGAAGGCAAAGAAATCTACAGGTCTTTTTTGGCAATAAGGGGCATACGACGGTGA
- the HRR25 gene encoding serine/threonine protein kinase HRR25 (similar to Saccharomyces cerevisiae HRR25 (YPL204W); ancestral locus Anc_6.215) — translation MDLRVGRKYRLGRKIGAGSFGDIYHGTNLLSGEEIAIKVESVRTKHPQLEYESRVYRYISGGIGIPIIRWFGREGEFNAMILDLLGPSLEDLFNYCRRSFSFKTIIMLALQMLSRIQYVHGRSFIHRDIKPDNFLMGTTHHQNNIVHIIDFGLSKKYRDFHSHKHIPYRENKSLTGTARYASISTHMGIEQSRRDDLESLGYILIYFAKGSLPWQGLRATTKKQKYHLILEKKLTTSIERLCSGLPVQFAQYIEYCRTLKFEQRPDYSYLSGLFKGLATSLDYHIDHLFDWTFLRYTRIMLQKQSEMLTGPGLPEETRNKYRIETQYRSPNSSIPSSLCSGSQEKKKEEKTINRNYYGNNYESTGNKTAILSFENIKRLTMKKFSSNFHYYILGETHNPSPNEIKSQTTFNSNLECRIPNEITQYMDMELERARCRRTEHLRKLEKQKQREEEQEKRMEREQEQEQEPEQEQEQEILRLTSEQREKLSALKLDPKPILKETSMKEALEEEGDGDIAGQKNIAEQGKVFEEHHQLNNKNGKHRNGHDVPRCKERISPCAPALPPRQSTMTTGLGQKYGHEQIEGPLWL, via the coding sequence atggatttAAGAGTCGGTAGAAAATATCGCCTAGGTAGGAAAATTGGTGCCGGATCATTCGGTGACATTTATCATGGTACCAACTTATTAAGTGGTGAAGAAATTGCCATTAAAGTCGAATCAGTAAGGACAAAACATCCTCAATTGGAATATGAATCAAGAGTGTATAGATATATCAGTGGAGGTATAGGAATACCAATAATTAGATGGTTTGGTAGAGAAGGGGAATTCAATGCCATGATTTTGGATCTCTTGGGACCTTCTTTAGAGgatttattcaattattgTCGTCgttctttctcttttaaGACTATCATCATGTTAGCTTTACAAATGCTTTCAAGAATTCAATATGTTCATGGCAGGTCTTTCATTCATAGAGATATTAAAcctgataattttttaatggGTACTACGCATCaccaaaataatattgttcatattattgattttggtttatcaaaaaaatatagagaTTTTCACTCCCATAAACATATCCCATAtagagaaaataaatcattaactGGGACCGCAAGATATGCAAGTATTAGTACTCACATGGGGATCGAACAAAGTAGAAGAGATGATTTAGAATCATTAGGTTAcattttaatttattttgcAAAGGGATCTTTACCATGGCAAGGGTTGAGAGCGACAActaagaaacaaaaatatcatctcatcttggaaaaaaaattaacaaCATCAATCGAACGATTGTGTAGTGGATTACCAGTTCAATTTGCTCAGTATATTGAGTATTGTAGAACTCTAAAGTTCGAACAACGGCCtgattattcttatttatCGGGCCTGTTTAAGGGTCTTGCTACAAGCTTAGATTATCATATTGATCATCTTTTTGATTGGACCTTTTTGCGTTATACTAGAATAATGCTTCAAAAACAAAGTGAAATGTTAACAGGACCTGGGCTTCCTGAGGAGACTAGAAATAAATATCGTATTGAAACGCAGTATCGAAGTCCAAATTCAAGTATACCAAGTTCATTATGTTCTGGATcacaagaaaagaagaaagaagaaaaaacaattaatcGCAACTATTATGGTAATAATTATGAAAGTACTGGTAATAAAACAGCCATATTATCTTTcgaaaatataaaaagactaacaatgaagaaatttagTAGTaatttccattattatatacttGGAGAAACTCATAACCCCAGTCCAAACGAAATCAAGTCACAAACCACATTCAACTCAAACTTAGAATGTAGAATACCAAACGAAATTACCCAATATATGGATATGGAATTGGAACGAGCAAGATGCAGACGAACAGAACATTTAAGAAAACTGGAAAAGCAAAAACAAAGAGAGGAAGAACAGGAAAAAAGAATGGAACGggaacaagaacaagagcAAGAACCGGAGCAAGAACAAGAGCAAGAGATACTGCGCTTAACGAGCGaacaaagagaaaaattatcCGCTTTAAAGTTAGATCCAAAACCTATATTGAAGGAGACTAGCATGAAAGAAGCGTTAGAAGAGGAAGGTGACGGGGATATTGCAGgccaaaaaaatatagcAGAACAAGGGAAAGTGTTCGAAGAGcatcatcaattaaataataagaatggTAAGCATAGAAATGGTCACGATGTTCCACGCTGTAAAGAGAGGATATCTCCTTGTGCACCCGCCTTACCACCTAGGCAATCCACAATGACTACAGGTTTGGGCCAAAAATATGGACATGAACAAATAGAAGGGCCCCTGTGGCTCTAG
- the AFT2 gene encoding Aft2p (similar to Saccharomyces cerevisiae AFT1 (YGL071W) and AFT2 (YPL202C); ancestral locus Anc_6.211), producing the protein MNGSNIQLEQDFQDFKSLFKQENTNNDNRFDLLDLNSIMTPPISPSTKNSNNNSNNNSNSNSVNGNKEANVNDNTTAKNIVQLPKKKKKTYNTNKNKPKSYSTPNNLSSALLKDQNKLIHLDPVPNFNDKSEIKPWLQKIFFLQGIDIVIERSDSGKVIFKCKSQTPKRRYAKSLNHNATAATTTTATTPLSSSSCPFRIRATFSLKLKKWNIVVVNNSHSHELKFNPNSDEYKKFKDYLKTTNDVETLKRFEELEYRSKLNLPINPSIIPCDCGLTSEVQSFNIILPTSKICGATKVQKINHNNNSNNSNSNLIDSIKNKNKKLKNFNKQNLLKKTTNQNLLLSSSNTSVGTSGNSTLTSTSTSPASPPSYKDSSLSLSLGSNFLDISNDLFSQPILTPDFMQDLTNNTNTINYQNAFDPQMNNKQNSTNSTDVKTDLFEIDFTDIFNKTNMTSTNNNNRGDFKYIKSNNQNKNDNIINYLNDPNLIENSSALLFSPLPDEIDYTSNNLFLPSVTPFSSDTKRIPSPNNNNNNSTTTTNLADTNIFVGSSTDDLNNQWHFDSNLNLASIDNEQTEYDFTDFLK; encoded by the coding sequence ATGAATGGTAGCAATATCCAACTAGAACAAGATTTTCAGGATTTCAAGTCCTTGttcaaacaagaaaatactaataacgataatagATTCGATTTATTAGAcctaaattcaataatgacTCCACCTATCTCACCAAGTACTAagaatagtaataataatagtaataataatagtaatagtaatagcGTTAACGGAAACAAAGAAGCAAATGTCAACGATAATACTACagcaaaaaatattgttcaattacctaagaagaagaagaaaacatataatacaaataaaaataagcCAAAATCGTACTCCACCCCAAATAATCTATCAAGTGCATTACTTAAGgatcaaaataaattaatcCATCTAGATCCGGTaccaaatttcaatgataaatcAGAAATTAAACCTTGGCTACagaaaattttctttcttcaagGTATTGATATTGTAATTGAAAGATCTGATAGTGGGAAAGTTATCTTCAAATGTAAATCACAAACTCCAAAAAGAAGGTATGCTAAGTCTTTGAATCATAATGCCACTGCTGCTACTACGACAACTGCAACCACTcctctttcttcttcaagtTGTCCATTCCGTATAAGGGCAACTTTCtcattaaaattaaaaaaatggaacaTAGTAGTAGTCAATAACTCTCATTCCCATGAATTAAAATTTAACCCAAATTCCgatgaatataaaaaatttaaagattatttgaaaaccACAAACGATGTGGAAACATTGAAAAGATTCgaagaattagaatatAGATCGAAATTGAACTTGCCAATTAATCCTTCAATTATTCCATGTGACTGTGGTTTAACGAGTGAAGTGCAAagttttaatattatattaccAACTTCGAAGATTTGTGGGGCAACAAAggttcaaaaaataaatcataataacaatagtaataaCAGCAACAGTAATCTTATAgattcaataaaaaataaaaataagaaactgaaaaattttaataaacaaaatctattaaagaaaacaacGAATCAAAATCTATTGTTATCCTCGTCAAATACCTCAGTTGGAACCAGTGGTAATTCAACTTtaacatcaacatcaacatcacCAGCCTCTCCACCGTCATATAAAGATTCCTCTTTGTCTTTATCATTAGGATCAAACTTCCTagatatttcaaatgatcTATTCAGTCAACCAATACTAACACCGGACTTTATGCAAGATCTTACCAATAACACCAATACTatcaattatcaaaatgCTTTTGATCCTCAAATGAACAACAAGCAAAACAGTACGAATTCTACTGACGTGAAAACggatttatttgaaatagaTTTTACTGATATCTTCAACAAGACAAATATGACTAGCactaataacaataaccGGGGTGATTTCAAATACATTAAAAGTAacaatcaaaataaaaatgataatataataaattatttaaatgatcCAAATTTGATAGAAAATTCTTCcgcattattattctctCCGTTACCAGACGAGATTGATTACACTTCCAATAATCTATTCTTGCCATCTGTCACGCCATTCTCTTCAGATACTAAACGTATACCGTCTCctaacaacaataataacaatagtaCGACTACCACTAACTTAGCAGATactaatatttttgtaGGCTCTAGTACGGATGATCTGAACAATCAATGGCAttttgattcaaatttaaactTAGCAtcaattgataatgaaCAAACTGAGTATGATTTCACAGATTTCCTAAAATGA
- the TPK2 gene encoding cAMP-dependent protein kinase catalytic subunit TPK2 (similar to Saccharomyces cerevisiae TPK2 (YPL203W); ancestral locus Anc_6.214), which produces MNAGTATQPTGIDNQQQQQQQHPHTQHEQQIQQQHLVNSKLPQKSLESKGKYTLQDFQIMRTLGTGSFGRVHLVRSVHNGRYYAIKVLKKHQIVRMKQIEHTNDERRMLKLVEHPFLIRMWGTFQDSRNIFMVMDYIEGGELFSLLRKSQRFPNPVAKFYAAEVTLALEYLHHHNIIYRDLKPENILLDRNGHIKITDFGFAKEVETVTWTLCGTPDYIAPEVIATKPYNKSVDWWSLGILIFEMLAGYTPFYDSTPMKTYEKILQGKVIFPTFFHPDVVDLLGQLITADLTRRIGNLQSGSKDIKCHPWFSEVVWEKLLAKDIETPYEPPITSGVGDTSLFDQYPEEHFDYGIQGDDPYAEYFNDF; this is translated from the coding sequence ATGAACGCTGGAACTGCTACTCAACCAACTGGTATCGAtaaccaacaacaacagcaacagcaacatcCTCATACACAACATGAACAGCAAATACAGCAACAACATCTAGTTAATTCCAAATTACCGCAAAAATCTTTGGAATCTAAAGGGAAGTATACCTTACAagatttccaaattatgAGGACTTTAGGTACAGGTTCCTTTGGTAGAGTTCATTTGGTTAGATCTGTTCATAATGGTAGATATTATGCCATTAAAGTTTTGAAGAAACACCAAATTGTTCGCATGAAGCAAATTGAGCATACTAATGATGAACGACGGATGTTAAAGTTAGTGGAACATCCGTTCTTAATTCGAATGTGGGGGACTTTCCAAGATTCAAGAAATATCTTTATGGTTATGGATTATATCGAAGGTGGTGAGTTGTTCTCATTATTAAGAAAATCTCAAAGATTTCCTAATCCTGTAGCTAAATTTTATGCGGCTGAAGTTACATTGGCCTTAGAATATCTACATCACCATAATATCATATACAGAGATCTAAAACCcgaaaatattttattagaCAGAAATGGACATATCAAGATAACAGACTTTGGATTCGCCAAAGAAGTGGAGACTGTTACATGGACTTTATGTGGGACTCCCGATTATATCGCACCAGAAGTCATTGCGACGAAACCTTATAACAAATCTGTTGATTGGTGGTCGTTAGggattttgatttttgaaatgttaGCTGGTTATACACCATTTTATGATTCTACTCCAATGAAAACTTATGAAAAGATTCTACAAGGTAAAGTTATATTCCCAACTTTCTTCCACCCTGAtgttgttgatttattagGTCAATTAATTACAGCAGACCTTACAAGAAGAATTGGTAATTTACAAAGTGGTTCTAAGGATATTAAATGTCACCCATGGTTTAGCGAGGTTGTCTGGGAAAAGCTTCTAGCTAAAGATATCGAGACTCCTTACGAGCCGCCCATCACTTCAGGCGTCGGTGATACTTCATTGTTTGATCAATATCCAGAAGAACATTTTGATTATGGTATCCAAGGAGATGATCCTTATGcagaatattttaatgatttttaG